The DNA region GTATCCCGATAGAGTGCTATTTTTGCTTACAGACCAATGTTCTATGTATTGCAGGCATTGTACTCGCAGGCGTTTTGCAGGTCAAACCGACAGTCCTTGCTTAGACAATCAAATAGATAACTGTATAGAGTATATTGCCACTCATAAAGAAGTTCGTGACGTATTGCTTTCTGGCGGTGACCCATTAACGCTAAGCGACGACAAATTAGAAAGCGTTATTAAGCGTTTGCGGGCTATTCCTCACGTAGAAATTATTAGAATAGGTTCTCGTGTTCCCGTAGTTTTGCCACAAAGAATTACGCCCGAATTATGCGCTATGCTTGCAAAGTATCACCCGATATGGCTTAACACTCACTTTAATCACCCTAACGAGATTACTGCCGAGTCAAGCAAGGCTTGCGCTATGCTCGCTAATGCCGGTATTCCGCTAGGTAACCAAAGCGTTCTACTTGCAGGCGTAAACGATTGCGTGTTTGTTATGAAGGAACTTGTACAGCAACTTGTAAGAATTCGTGTTCGCCCGTACTACATCTATCAATGCGACTTGTCAATGGGGCTTGAACACTTCCGCACCTCAGTTTCTAAGGGAATTGAGATAATTGAAGCGTTAAGAGGGCATACTTCGGGCTTTGCCGTACCAACATTTGTTGTAGACGCCCCCGGTGGCGGTGGTAAAATTCCGGTTATGCCAGACTATGTTATTTCAAGTTCGGCAAATAAAGTTATAC from Clostridia bacterium includes:
- the ablA gene encoding lysine 2,3-aminomutase; amino-acid sequence: MNISRANGLFASVKDELWNDWHWQIQHRVETLDELNKYITLTKEEQVGVSKCLSTLRMAITPYYLSLIDLKNSFDPIRRQAIPTVDELHRSESDLLDPLHEDVDSPVKGLTHRYPDRVLFLLTDQCSMYCRHCTRRRFAGQTDSPCLDNQIDNCIEYIATHKEVRDVLLSGGDPLTLSDDKLESVIKRLRAIPHVEIIRIGSRVPVVLPQRITPELCAMLAKYHPIWLNTHFNHPNEITAESSKACAMLANAGIPLGNQSVLLAGVNDCVFVMKELVQQLVRIRVRPYYIYQCDLSMGLEHFRTSVSKGIEIIEALRGHTSGFAVPTFVVDAPGGGGKIPVMPDYVISSSANKVILRNFEGVITTYAEPTNYHQDCHCKVCQSGNKPKLVGVAGLEQGQTLSIAPSNLAREQRHKK